The following are from one region of the Nitrospirota bacterium genome:
- the pgsA gene encoding CDP-diacylglycerol--glycerol-3-phosphate 3-phosphatidyltransferase — MGILNLPNTLTVFRIILIPVFVTAVIYERYTSALYLFLVASLTDVMDGLIARLKGQKTLLGTFLDPLADKFLLVTSFILFSYYGFVPGWLTIMVISRDIIVTIGWILLYMTTHTQKVEPSTLGKLSIAMQFILLCYVLIDINYPLSLEIKDALIWTTASFTVLSGLHYIYRELKKTGERASSH, encoded by the coding sequence ATGGGGATACTTAATCTCCCTAATACACTTACGGTATTCAGGATTATCCTGATTCCGGTGTTTGTAACTGCGGTTATCTACGAAAGATACACCTCTGCGCTTTATCTTTTTTTGGTGGCATCTCTTACGGATGTAATGGATGGGCTGATTGCAAGGCTTAAGGGTCAGAAGACTCTGCTTGGGACATTCCTTGACCCGCTTGCCGATAAATTTCTGCTCGTGACATCGTTTATACTGTTTTCCTATTATGGCTTTGTGCCAGGATGGTTAACCATAATGGTCATAAGCAGGGATATAATCGTAACGATTGGATGGATACTGCTTTATATGACAACACATACACAAAAGGTAGAGCCCTCTACACTGGGAAAACTATCAATCGCAATGCAGTTCATACTGCTTTGTTATGTCCTTATCGACATAAATTATCCTTTATCCTTAGAGATAAAGGATGCCCTCATATGGACAACCGCATCATTTACAGTGCTTTCAGGACTTCATTACATATACAGGGAGCTAAAAAAGACAGGTGAAAGAGCAAGCAGTCATTGA
- a CDS encoding tetratricopeptide repeat protein has product MADNIVSKADALKDTSRYYPSLRAYKTAFRLYKGKDQGRELHCLLGIADTSRMTGNFQDAIEYYRKAIELGRKLKDPSIVIDAGVGMGLGMRALGKWKTALRLFSEAGSFYRRIKDREGIAFCLWAKAGTLRIKGDIYGAIRTFRDSLRAFTALRIESGIGYSLCGLGGVTRIKGLYKESFGYYSSANELFRRLKDTFGIAYSHCGIGNALRMKGDLEGALIHLRRALRLYTKIGDTVSKAYTLWSMGKTHMLLGKYASSKKYLKDSMSLLKKTKDPRGVIYSRLGLSELRFLSGKKGSAKTMLQLAFKEAETYGFLIEKCHARALLSFVLKKPYDRCYNKLGLKYRLRSIPFNIP; this is encoded by the coding sequence ATGGCTGACAATATCGTATCTAAGGCAGATGCATTAAAAGATACATCGAGATACTACCCCTCGCTCAGGGCATATAAGACCGCTTTTAGACTGTATAAGGGAAAAGACCAAGGCAGGGAGCTTCATTGTCTTTTGGGCATCGCCGATACATCGAGGATGACAGGGAACTTTCAAGACGCTATCGAATACTACAGGAAGGCAATTGAACTCGGAAGAAAGCTAAAGGACCCAAGCATAGTCATAGATGCAGGCGTTGGCATGGGATTAGGCATGAGGGCATTGGGTAAATGGAAAACTGCACTGAGACTCTTTAGTGAAGCAGGGTCCTTCTATAGAAGGATAAAAGACAGAGAAGGCATAGCCTTTTGTCTCTGGGCAAAGGCAGGAACACTTAGAATAAAAGGCGATATCTATGGAGCAATCAGAACATTCAGAGACTCTCTCAGGGCATTTACAGCCCTTCGGATCGAAAGCGGTATCGGCTATTCATTATGTGGATTGGGAGGCGTAACGAGGATTAAGGGACTTTATAAGGAATCCTTCGGATATTACAGCTCTGCAAACGAGCTATTCAGAAGACTCAAAGACACATTTGGTATTGCATACTCACATTGCGGAATCGGCAATGCCCTCAGAATGAAAGGAGACCTCGAGGGCGCACTGATTCATCTAAGAAGGGCACTACGGCTTTACACAAAAATAGGCGATACGGTCAGTAAGGCATATACCCTCTGGAGCATGGGTAAGACCCATATGTTGCTTGGAAAATACGCCTCATCGAAAAAATATCTAAAAGACTCCATGAGTCTATTGAAAAAAACAAAAGACCCAAGAGGAGTCATTTATTCAAGGCTTGGGCTTTCGGAATTAAGATTCCTCTCAGGCAAAAAGGGCTCTGCAAAGACAATGCTTCAGCTTGCATTCAAGGAGGCAGAAACATATGGTTTTCTGATAGAGAAATGTCATGCAAGGGCTTTGCTTTCATTTGTCTTAAAAAAACCGTATGACAGATGTTATAATAAATTGGGGTTGAAATACAGGCTTCGGTCTATACCATTTAATATTCCATAA
- a CDS encoding ribulose-phosphate 3-epimerase codes for MIKIAPSILSADFMRLKEEIKAAEDAGADMIHIDIMDGHFVPNITIGQFIVNAIKKVTRLPLDVHLMIEEPDRYLKEFIDSGADYLTVHVEASIHLHRTVCWIKEGGAKAGVSLNPATPIWALEHILEEADLVVLMSVNPGFGGQGFIPQCIEKIRGLKKIITEKALKTQIEVDGGITPENAKAVADAGADILVMGSAFFNSEDYKALISRLRKLLNG; via the coding sequence ATGATAAAGATAGCTCCGTCAATACTGTCCGCTGATTTCATGAGGCTTAAAGAGGAGATAAAAGCCGCCGAGGATGCAGGCGCGGATATGATCCACATAGATATAATGGATGGCCATTTCGTGCCAAACATAACCATCGGGCAATTTATAGTTAATGCGATTAAAAAGGTAACACGGCTCCCATTGGATGTGCATCTCATGATAGAGGAGCCTGATAGATACCTTAAGGAGTTCATAGATTCAGGTGCAGATTACCTGACAGTTCATGTCGAGGCATCCATTCATCTTCATAGAACCGTATGCTGGATAAAGGAAGGTGGAGCAAAGGCAGGTGTATCGTTGAATCCTGCAACCCCTATCTGGGCACTCGAGCACATCCTCGAAGAGGCAGACCTTGTAGTTTTGATGTCAGTTAACCCTGGCTTTGGAGGTCAGGGATTCATCCCACAGTGCATAGAAAAAATAAGGGGACTGAAAAAAATCATAACCGAAAAGGCACTAAAAACCCAGATAGAGGTCGATGGCGGTATAACCCCTGAAAATGCAAAGGCAGTGGCAGATGCAGGAGCCGATATATTGGTCATGGGCTCTGCATTTTTTAACTCGGAAGACTATAAGGCACTTATTTCAAGACTAAGAAAACTCCTAAATGGCTGA